From a single Desulfovibrio sp. ZJ209 genomic region:
- the mutM gene encoding bifunctional DNA-formamidopyrimidine glycosylase/DNA-(apurinic or apyrimidinic site) lyase: MPELPEVETVVRTLAPHVTGSRIVGAEVLRPSAVHPLSLALASLAGLAVTGVRRRGKLILMDVAPGPGPAPGNAGTIPTLVAVHLRMTGRLLPRPAGSAPGPYTRWYLDLVAPDGTPQRLIFDDTRAFGTVLAATQALLERWEFWRSLGPEPLELDEAAFAELLRGRRAVKAALLDQRVVAGIGNIYADEALHRAGIDPRRPAGGLDARERRALLGALRDVLSLAIAQCGSSIRDYRDADGNAGAFQNSFAVYGRAGEACKGCGRPLARVRVAGRATVYCPHCQR, encoded by the coding sequence TTGCCTGAACTTCCCGAAGTGGAAACCGTGGTGCGCACCCTCGCGCCACATGTGACGGGTTCGCGCATCGTGGGCGCCGAGGTGCTGCGGCCCTCGGCGGTGCATCCGCTGAGCCTCGCGCTGGCGAGCCTCGCCGGCCTTGCCGTCACGGGCGTGCGCCGGCGCGGCAAGCTCATCCTCATGGATGTGGCGCCAGGCCCCGGCCCTGCGCCCGGAAATGCCGGCACCATTCCCACGCTTGTGGCCGTGCACCTGCGCATGACCGGGCGCCTCCTTCCGCGCCCGGCCGGGAGCGCGCCGGGCCCCTATACCCGCTGGTATCTCGACCTTGTGGCGCCGGACGGCACGCCGCAACGCCTGATCTTTGACGATACCCGCGCCTTCGGCACCGTGCTTGCCGCAACCCAGGCCCTGCTGGAACGCTGGGAATTCTGGCGCAGCCTCGGCCCCGAGCCGCTGGAGCTGGACGAAGCCGCCTTTGCGGAGCTCTTGCGCGGCCGCAGGGCCGTCAAGGCGGCCCTGCTCGACCAGCGCGTGGTGGCGGGCATCGGCAATATCTATGCGGACGAGGCGCTCCATCGCGCCGGCATCGACCCGCGCCGCCCGGCGGGTGGGCTCGATGCGCGGGAGCGGCGCGCCCTGCTTGGCGCGCTCAGGGATGTGCTCAGCCTCGCCATCGCCCAGTGCGGCAGCTCCATCCGCGATTACCGCGACGCGGACGGCAATGCCGGCGCCTTCCAGAACAGCTTTGCGGTCTACGGGCGCGCCGGCGAGGCCTGCAAGGGCTGCGGGCGCCCGCTCGCCCGTGTGCGCGTGGCCGGGCGAGCCACGGTGTATTGCCCGCACTGCCAGCGCTGA
- the rimM gene encoding ribosome maturation factor RimM (Essential for efficient processing of 16S rRNA), translated as MPEGFVDLGSVARPHGIRGELAVDWFADAAPGAFKRLWLCRGGSEPRACTVLGSRAHKGRPLLLLEGVTSRDEAEALRGALLCVPRAELPEPSGDEAYLADLMGADVLLPDGSRLGRLDHVELPAGQEVWAIRTDDGREILFPARPDFIRSFDLKARQVCIDPPEGLLDVYLA; from the coding sequence GTGCCGGAGGGCTTTGTGGACTTGGGCAGCGTGGCCCGGCCCCACGGCATCCGGGGCGAGCTCGCCGTGGACTGGTTTGCGGACGCAGCCCCCGGCGCCTTCAAGCGGCTCTGGCTCTGCCGCGGCGGAAGTGAGCCGCGCGCATGCACCGTGCTTGGCAGCCGGGCGCACAAGGGGCGCCCCCTGCTGCTCCTTGAAGGTGTCACGAGCCGCGACGAGGCCGAGGCCCTGCGCGGCGCGCTGCTGTGCGTGCCCCGCGCCGAGCTTCCCGAGCCTTCCGGGGACGAAGCCTACCTCGCCGACCTCATGGGCGCCGATGTCCTCCTCCCGGACGGCAGCCGCCTCGGGCGCCTCGACCATGTGGAGCTGCCCGCCGGCCAGGAGGTCTGGGCCATCCGCACGGACGACGGCCGCGAGATCCTCTTCCCGGCCCGGCCGGACTTTATCCGCTCCTTCGACCTCAAGGCCCGGCAGGTGTGCATCGACCCGCCCGAGGGCCTTCTGGACGTGTATCTTGCCTGA
- a CDS encoding KH domain-containing protein: protein MMKALIENIARALVDDPAAVEVREVDGDQATVLELKVASDDLGKVIGRQGRTVRAMRTLLGAASIRAGRRTVLEILE, encoded by the coding sequence CTGATGAAAGCTCTGATCGAAAATATCGCCCGGGCCCTGGTGGACGACCCCGCCGCCGTGGAGGTGCGCGAGGTGGACGGCGACCAGGCCACGGTGCTCGAGCTCAAGGTCGCGAGCGATGACCTCGGCAAGGTCATCGGCCGGCAGGGCCGCACCGTGCGCGCCATGCGCACCCTGCTCGGGGCCGCGTCCATCCGCGCGGGGCGGCGCACCGTCCTCGAGATCCTGGAGTAG
- the rpsP gene encoding 30S ribosomal protein S16 has protein sequence MAVKLKLTRLGSKKHPFYRVVAARDETRRDGRPLEFLGFYDPMTNPADVRLDADKIRAWLDRGAEPTSTVRSLLKKHLA, from the coding sequence ATGGCAGTGAAACTGAAACTTACCCGCCTTGGCAGCAAGAAGCATCCGTTTTACCGCGTGGTCGCCGCCCGGGACGAGACGCGCCGCGACGGGCGCCCGCTGGAATTCCTGGGCTTCTACGACCCCATGACCAACCCCGCGGATGTGCGCCTCGATGCGGACAAGATCCGCGCCTGGCTCGACCGCGGCGCGGAACCCACCAGCACGGTGCGCTCCCTGCTCAAGAAGCACCTGGCCTGA
- the ffh gene encoding signal recognition particle protein, with amino-acid sequence MFESLSDRLSGVFRSFGGRQLTEENIQAGLREVRLALLEADVNFRVVKDFVESVREKALGQAVLKGVSPAQQVVKIVHDELVALLGGEAQGLSFEGRKPSVVMLVGLQGSGKTTSAAKIANLLRRGKHKPYLVPADVYRPAAIDQLQVLARELDMPVYPSTQDMDPVDIARDAVAAAREAGADVVLLDTAGRLHVDAPLMDELSAIKEAVKPQEILFVADAMTGQDAVTVAEAFNERLGLTGVVLTKMDGDARGGAALSIRSVTGAPVKFVGVGEKLSEMEVFHPDRIAGRILGMGDVLTLVEKAQDAFDAEEVEAMARKMRKASFDLEDFRTQMRRVKKLGSLESILKMIPGLGGLTDKLAQANGALPEAELARTEAIINSMTPAERRDPDILNGSRRARIAKGSGTSVAQVNQLVRQFTQMRKMMQGIMTGRGQGKGLPRMPRGLPGGMPGGLPGMGGFPGMPPMPGGAPAGHGGKSAAAKKRKKKERQQKRKKK; translated from the coding sequence ATGTTCGAGAGCCTTTCCGACAGACTTTCCGGCGTTTTCCGCTCCTTCGGGGGGCGCCAGCTCACCGAGGAGAATATTCAGGCGGGCCTGCGGGAGGTGCGCCTGGCCCTGCTCGAGGCGGATGTCAATTTCCGCGTCGTCAAGGATTTTGTGGAAAGCGTGCGCGAAAAGGCCCTCGGCCAGGCCGTGCTCAAGGGCGTGAGCCCGGCGCAGCAGGTGGTCAAGATCGTCCACGACGAGCTTGTCGCCCTTCTGGGCGGCGAGGCGCAGGGGCTCTCCTTCGAGGGCCGCAAGCCGTCGGTGGTCATGCTGGTGGGCCTGCAGGGCTCGGGCAAGACGACTTCCGCCGCCAAGATCGCCAACCTGCTCCGGCGCGGCAAGCACAAGCCCTATCTCGTGCCCGCTGACGTGTACCGGCCCGCGGCCATCGACCAGCTCCAGGTGCTCGCGCGCGAGCTCGACATGCCGGTCTATCCCTCCACGCAGGACATGGACCCCGTGGACATCGCCCGCGATGCCGTGGCCGCGGCCCGGGAGGCCGGCGCCGACGTGGTGCTGCTCGATACCGCCGGCCGCCTGCATGTGGACGCGCCCCTCATGGACGAGCTTTCCGCCATCAAGGAGGCCGTAAAGCCGCAGGAGATCCTCTTTGTCGCGGACGCCATGACCGGCCAGGACGCGGTCACGGTGGCCGAGGCCTTCAACGAGCGGCTCGGGCTCACGGGCGTGGTGCTCACCAAGATGGACGGCGACGCGCGCGGCGGCGCGGCCCTTTCCATCCGCTCGGTGACGGGCGCGCCGGTGAAATTCGTGGGCGTGGGCGAAAAGCTCTCCGAAATGGAGGTCTTCCACCCCGACCGCATCGCCGGGCGCATCCTCGGCATGGGCGATGTGCTCACCCTCGTGGAAAAGGCGCAGGATGCCTTTGACGCCGAGGAAGTGGAAGCCATGGCGCGCAAGATGCGCAAGGCGAGCTTCGACCTCGAGGACTTCCGCACCCAGATGCGCCGCGTCAAGAAGCTGGGCTCGCTGGAAAGCATCCTCAAGATGATTCCGGGGCTCGGCGGCCTCACGGACAAACTGGCCCAGGCCAACGGGGCGCTCCCCGAGGCGGAGCTCGCCCGCACGGAGGCGATCATCAATTCCATGACCCCGGCGGAGCGGCGCGACCCCGACATCCTCAACGGCAGCCGCCGCGCGCGCATCGCCAAGGGCTCGGGCACCAGCGTGGCGCAGGTGAACCAGCTCGTGCGCCAGTTCACCCAGATGCGCAAGATGATGCAGGGCATCATGACCGGCCGCGGGCAGGGCAAGGGACTGCCACGCATGCCGCGCGGCCTGCCCGGCGGGATGCCGGGCGGCTTGCCGGGCATGGGCGGATTTCCCGGGATGCCGCCGATGCCCGGGGGCGCCCCAGCCGGCCATGGCGGCAAGTCGGCCGCGGCGAAGAAACGCAAAAAGAAAGAGCGCCAGCAAAAACGCAAGAAAAAATAA